One Synergistaceae bacterium genomic window carries:
- a CDS encoding motility protein A, translating into MDLTTVIGCLMAWILVIGAMASGGNLGAYIDFPSILITVGGTAGAVTMAHSSDVLKSAAGAFKSAFVSNEPNLLAMVQTIVSFAEKARREGLLALESDVADLDDEFLRKSIQLVVDGTDPELVKAILDTEIGILEDRHSANKAIFDAMAELAPAYGMIGTLIGLIAMLGNLSDVSALGPGMAVALITTMYGSMIANMFAIPTSKKLAARSAKEIVSMELMVEGILAIQAGENPRIVEEKLKVFLPPRLRTRLEAEQKEKE; encoded by the coding sequence TTGGATTTAACCACTGTCATTGGTTGCCTTATGGCTTGGATACTCGTCATTGGAGCTATGGCTTCAGGAGGAAACCTCGGGGCCTATATCGACTTCCCTTCCATCCTGATCACCGTAGGAGGAACTGCGGGAGCTGTCACCATGGCGCATTCTTCCGATGTCCTGAAATCGGCAGCGGGTGCTTTCAAAAGCGCCTTCGTATCCAACGAGCCCAACCTTCTTGCGATGGTGCAAACGATCGTCAGCTTTGCTGAAAAGGCGCGGCGGGAGGGATTGCTGGCACTTGAAAGCGATGTTGCGGATCTGGACGACGAGTTTTTGCGCAAGTCCATTCAGCTCGTAGTGGATGGAACGGACCCTGAGCTGGTGAAAGCGATTCTGGACACGGAAATCGGTATTTTGGAGGATCGGCACTCGGCCAACAAGGCAATTTTCGACGCTATGGCGGAGTTGGCTCCGGCCTACGGAATGATTGGAACTCTGATCGGTCTCATCGCCATGCTGGGGAACCTGTCGGACGTGAGCGCCCTTGGGCCGGGCATGGCGGTGGCCCTTATCACCACCATGTACGGTTCCATGATCGCAAACATGTTTGCCATCCCCACCTCCAAGAAACTGGCGGCCCGCTCCGCCAAGGAAATCGTTTCCATGGAGCTGATGGTGGAGGGGATTCTCGCGATTCAGGCGGGAGAAAACCCTCGTATAGTCGAAGAAAAACTGAAGGTCTTCCTGCCGCCGAGACTGCGCACCAGGCTGGAGGCCGAGCAGAAAGAGAAAGAGTAG
- a CDS encoding flagellar basal body-associated FliL family protein, whose translation MKRIIIFIIVGLVMFGVGFGGGMMLGRSMASNAAAEAENKKIDAPGPVVSVGEFTSNLAGSGRHVISFTVSLEALNDKAAELLNSPGWLLRIKNEILLIVKDKIYEDLTSAEGALHFAEEIKRSLNAQLPEIKGEVPVRRVLFETFVLQ comes from the coding sequence ATGAAAAGGATCATTATTTTTATCATTGTGGGACTGGTGATGTTTGGCGTCGGTTTTGGCGGCGGAATGATGCTGGGTCGTTCCATGGCCTCCAACGCGGCCGCAGAGGCCGAGAACAAAAAAATAGACGCTCCGGGGCCGGTGGTGTCCGTGGGAGAGTTCACGAGTAATCTTGCGGGTTCGGGCCGACACGTCATCAGTTTTACCGTGTCTCTGGAGGCCCTGAACGACAAAGCTGCGGAACTGCTCAATTCTCCGGGCTGGCTTCTCAGGATAAAGAACGAAATCCTTCTGATCGTGAAGGATAAAATTTACGAGGACCTCACGAGCGCCGAGGGGGCTCTGCATTTCGCCGAGGAGATCAAGAGATCCCTGAACGCGCAGCTGCCGGAAATCAAAGGCGAAGTTCCCGTGAGACGTGTTTTGTTTGAAACGTTTGTTTTGCAGTGA
- the fliG gene encoding flagellar motor switch protein FliG — MAKSAKVSNISNREKIAVLMVALGNDIAADVYKQLDDATIELITLEIANLRKISPDLKLEVMKEAQEVLMAREFMARGGVEYARDVLERALGPERAQNLLTRITASLQVRPFDFMRHTDPQQILGFIQGEHPQTIALILSYLDAAQAAMIISGLPAVMQAEVSRRIAKMDRITPEVLREVERVLERKLSTVMGQDFTLAGGIDAVVAIINSADRTTERNIMEYLEENDPELAEEIKKRLFVFEDIIRLDDRSLQRVLREVEMKELGLALKGATEELRTKFFKNMSKRAAEMLQEDMDYMGPVRVKDVEEAQQKVVNVVRALEEAGEIVVAVGGEDELVV, encoded by the coding sequence ATGGCGAAGTCGGCTAAGGTAAGCAATATATCCAACAGAGAAAAAATTGCGGTTCTCATGGTTGCGTTGGGGAATGACATCGCCGCGGATGTTTACAAACAGCTTGACGATGCGACGATCGAGTTGATCACTCTCGAAATAGCGAATCTGAGGAAAATTTCGCCCGACCTGAAACTGGAGGTTATGAAAGAGGCCCAGGAAGTCCTGATGGCGAGGGAGTTCATGGCCCGGGGCGGCGTAGAGTACGCCCGGGATGTTCTGGAGAGGGCTTTGGGGCCGGAGCGGGCGCAGAATCTTCTCACCCGCATCACGGCCAGTCTCCAGGTCCGGCCTTTTGACTTTATGCGTCACACTGACCCCCAGCAGATTCTCGGTTTCATCCAGGGAGAACATCCTCAGACCATCGCCCTGATTCTTTCCTATCTTGACGCCGCGCAGGCCGCGATGATCATCAGCGGACTGCCCGCGGTGATGCAGGCGGAGGTTTCCCGGCGCATAGCGAAGATGGATCGCATCACGCCCGAAGTGCTTCGGGAGGTGGAACGAGTGCTGGAGCGCAAGCTGAGTACCGTCATGGGACAGGATTTCACCCTGGCGGGAGGTATCGACGCGGTGGTGGCCATCATCAACAGCGCCGACCGCACCACCGAGCGCAACATTATGGAATACCTGGAAGAAAACGATCCCGAACTGGCGGAGGAAATTAAAAAGCGCCTCTTCGTGTTCGAGGATATTATTCGTCTGGACGATCGCTCGCTGCAGCGCGTGCTGCGCGAGGTGGAAATGAAGGAGCTCGGACTGGCCCTCAAGGGCGCCACGGAAGAGCTTCGAACGAAATTCTTCAAGAACATGTCCAAACGGGCCGCCGAAATGCTCCAGGAAGATATGGATTACATGGGGCCGGTGCGCGTAAAAGACGTGGAAGAAGCTCAGCAGAAGGTCGTCAACGTGGTCCGGGCGCTGGAGGAAGCGGGAGAAATCGTTGTAGCGGTAGGCGGAGAGGACGAGTTGGTTGTCTGA
- a CDS encoding flagellar hook-basal body complex protein — translation MLRSLMTAVTGVRAHQTMLDVTGNNIANVNTTGFKKDVTIFQDLLYQTSSGATGPGDNIGGVNPVQVGLGVKVAAIETIHSQGAAQYTGNKSDVMIEGEGYFIFSTGSGANVYGRAGNFYVGPETEYRLTHSGTGYLVQGYQMERDPLNPLQFNTGSELGDIRIPIGTKMEARATTVAAFKCNLDSRSDVYLPIGFKDIPWADGSGNGEHAQIMMNGQSYDVTVTTDLTSTNGQGYLTYTFDTVPPGTGTGLTLVFDMVGTTTDPDGKTVPKLEINTTSSTMLGAALPGGTLQATPTFDAVTGTLKFTDSTPPTPTNALLWETNLYESMSYQSFSVTGTGGQNYTVIAEFDESTLTNRDAPVDMILWFDDGTGTMTPVQTKVSFKSDGTFDTVTITGTLPGGFTAGTDFEIVPTANGNGLEIKAANLTTGAPMSTVGQITMGGIHQTKMTVYDCQGYAYTMEVQFKKVSENTWRWEVFFPDYPNLVPTPSSGELVFDNSCLLLKPETVDINVPYSLLGRDNGTITLDFSGKTFGLDKMEGITQFASETTTKGYYQDGYEMGVMNNYSIGQDGIITGQYTNGQNMPLYRLALAQFANPMGLDQVGDTMFAETINSGKANINAATVNGAGKTQSGYLEGSNVDLTEEFTHLIIAQRGFQANTRVITVSDQILEEVVNLKR, via the coding sequence ATGTTAAGATCGCTTATGACGGCAGTGACGGGAGTGCGCGCGCATCAGACCATGCTCGACGTGACGGGAAACAACATCGCGAACGTCAACACGACGGGGTTCAAAAAGGATGTCACCATTTTTCAGGATCTCCTTTATCAGACGAGCAGCGGCGCCACCGGTCCCGGAGACAATATAGGAGGCGTCAACCCCGTTCAGGTCGGTCTGGGCGTCAAGGTCGCCGCTATCGAAACCATTCACAGTCAGGGCGCCGCGCAGTACACGGGCAACAAATCGGACGTGATGATCGAGGGCGAGGGGTATTTTATATTCAGTACGGGAAGCGGGGCCAACGTCTACGGCCGGGCTGGCAACTTCTACGTGGGGCCCGAAACGGAATATCGGCTGACCCACTCGGGCACGGGCTACCTGGTGCAGGGCTATCAAATGGAGCGTGACCCGCTGAACCCGCTGCAGTTCAACACAGGCAGCGAACTGGGAGATATTCGCATCCCCATTGGGACCAAAATGGAGGCCCGGGCCACCACCGTCGCGGCGTTCAAGTGCAACCTGGACAGCCGATCGGACGTCTATCTGCCCATCGGGTTCAAGGACATTCCCTGGGCGGATGGCTCCGGAAACGGAGAACACGCGCAGATCATGATGAACGGCCAGTCTTACGACGTGACGGTGACGACGGACCTGACCAGCACCAACGGGCAGGGGTATCTGACCTATACCTTCGACACGGTTCCTCCGGGGACCGGCACGGGGTTGACACTCGTATTCGACATGGTGGGAACGACGACCGACCCTGACGGGAAAACTGTCCCGAAGCTTGAGATCAATACTACGAGTTCGACGATGTTGGGCGCTGCGCTGCCAGGGGGGACTCTGCAGGCAACCCCGACTTTCGATGCGGTGACGGGAACCCTGAAGTTTACCGACTCCACTCCGCCAACGCCGACAAACGCGCTGTTGTGGGAAACAAACCTGTACGAAAGCATGAGCTATCAGTCTTTCAGCGTGACGGGGACGGGGGGACAAAACTATACCGTGATCGCGGAATTCGACGAGTCGACCCTCACCAACAGGGATGCGCCTGTAGATATGATCTTGTGGTTTGACGATGGGACCGGAACAATGACTCCAGTGCAGACGAAAGTTTCCTTCAAATCTGACGGAACCTTTGATACCGTGACGATAACGGGTACTCTTCCGGGTGGATTTACGGCGGGTACAGATTTTGAAATTGTTCCCACAGCAAACGGCAACGGGCTGGAGATCAAGGCGGCGAACCTTACAACCGGCGCTCCGATGTCCACGGTGGGGCAGATCACCATGGGGGGAATCCACCAGACCAAGATGACCGTGTACGACTGCCAGGGGTATGCCTACACCATGGAGGTCCAGTTCAAAAAGGTGTCGGAGAACACCTGGCGCTGGGAGGTCTTTTTCCCGGATTATCCCAATCTGGTGCCGACTCCTTCCAGCGGGGAGCTCGTTTTTGACAACAGCTGCCTCCTGCTCAAGCCTGAAACGGTGGACATCAACGTGCCCTACAGCCTGTTGGGGCGGGACAATGGAACGATCACCCTGGACTTCAGCGGAAAGACCTTCGGCTTGGATAAAATGGAGGGCATCACGCAGTTCGCCTCTGAGACCACGACCAAGGGATACTACCAGGACGGCTATGAAATGGGCGTCATGAACAACTACTCCATCGGCCAGGACGGGATCATCACGGGGCAGTACACCAACGGGCAGAATATGCCCCTTTACAGACTGGCGCTGGCGCAGTTCGCCAACCCCATGGGGCTCGATCAGGTAGGAGACACGATGTTTGCCGAGACGATCAACTCCGGAAAAGCGAACATCAACGCGGCTACGGTCAACGGCGCGGGTAAAACCCAAAGCGGTTATCTCGAGGGCTCGAACGTCGACCTGACGGAGGAGTTCACGCACCTGATCATCGCTCAGCGCGGCTTCCAGGCCAATACCCGCGTGATAACGGTCAGCGATCAGATTCTTGAAGAAGTCGTCAACCTGAAGCGTTAG
- a CDS encoding flagellar hook assembly protein FlgD, with amino-acid sequence MAVNSVTDPTGGLSSSQLEAASRSVSQELDKDAFLRLLIAELSNQDPLNPMDDREFISQMAEFSSLEQMTNMTKALEGLASTQEQYSAVSYIGKTVFFPYQDAEGNTISAYDKVIAVWYDATQGTILQTTYGEIALKNIEGVMNESPDSL; translated from the coding sequence ATGGCTGTAAACAGTGTTACGGACCCCACGGGGGGATTGTCCTCAAGTCAGCTTGAGGCTGCATCGCGCTCCGTTTCGCAGGAACTGGACAAGGACGCCTTTCTGAGGCTCCTGATCGCGGAGTTGTCCAATCAGGATCCGCTGAATCCGATGGATGACCGGGAATTTATCTCACAGATGGCGGAGTTCAGCAGTCTGGAGCAGATGACCAACATGACGAAGGCCCTGGAGGGACTGGCCTCCACTCAGGAGCAGTATTCGGCCGTCAGTTACATCGGCAAGACGGTATTTTTCCCGTACCAGGACGCCGAGGGGAACACGATTTCCGCCTACGACAAGGTGATAGCGGTGTGGTACGACGCTACGCAGGGGACTATTCTTCAAACGACCTACGGAGAAATAGCGCTGAAAAATATTGAAGGCGTGATGAACGAATCTCCCGACTCCCTCTGA
- a CDS encoding flagellar motor protein MotB, whose protein sequence is MARQKKAPEAPPGAPLFMATYGDMMTLVLCFFVLLFAMSSIDSQKFQKALISLRGSLGVLKGGVTTEESTMETPNDSRREDGKDAGSAERYEMDTQHVAQTVASFLRTQGLDKAIQVTVNQRGVAVSLSEQFLFDSGSAVLKPEGQRLLSKMATLVRNEVPALSVEGYTDSTPLNGGIYRDNWGLSSSRAAVVASFLASSGFPSQKLQAVGYASNHPVVPNDSPDHRALNRRVELVFLSQYPKH, encoded by the coding sequence ATGGCACGACAGAAAAAAGCTCCGGAAGCTCCGCCGGGCGCACCTCTCTTTATGGCGACCTATGGAGACATGATGACACTGGTTTTGTGTTTCTTCGTGCTGTTGTTTGCCATGTCGTCCATAGACTCGCAAAAGTTTCAGAAGGCGCTGATTTCTCTGAGAGGCTCTCTCGGAGTTCTGAAGGGCGGGGTCACTACGGAGGAGTCCACCATGGAAACGCCCAATGATTCCAGGCGGGAAGATGGGAAGGACGCCGGTTCCGCGGAGCGCTACGAAATGGACACCCAGCATGTGGCTCAGACGGTGGCCAGTTTCCTGCGGACCCAGGGTCTGGACAAGGCCATCCAGGTCACCGTTAACCAGCGGGGCGTGGCCGTCTCTCTCTCGGAGCAGTTCCTTTTCGACAGCGGAAGCGCCGTTCTGAAACCGGAAGGGCAGCGTTTGCTCAGTAAAATGGCGACCCTGGTGAGAAACGAGGTCCCCGCTCTTTCGGTGGAAGGGTACACGGATTCAACCCCTCTCAATGGGGGGATTTACAGAGACAACTGGGGGCTGTCTTCCTCCAGAGCGGCGGTTGTAGCCTCCTTTCTGGCCTCCAGTGGTTTTCCTTCTCAGAAACTTCAGGCGGTGGGTTACGCTTCCAATCATCCGGTGGTGCCCAACGACTCTCCCGACCACAGGGCTTTGAATCGCCGGGTAGAGCTTGTGTTTCTGTCGCAGTATCCGAAACATTAA
- a CDS encoding lytic transglycosylase domain-containing protein codes for MRSRPVNLDKVRNRIEEILRKSSFSLEQQMRGGSVKESESGNRFVEVLDSQQAKGREAKKTQGQRDMDELRKYTARAADKYRLDEELIRAVIQVESGWKSDAVSIKGAQGLMQLMPRTASMLGVEDSFDPEQNIEGGVKYLSDLTDKYEGDIEKALAAYNAGPTRVDSGGKLSAETERYVKNVMALYHRYREED; via the coding sequence ATGAGGTCCAGACCGGTCAATCTCGATAAAGTACGGAATCGTATCGAAGAAATTCTTCGGAAGAGCAGCTTCAGCCTCGAACAGCAAATGCGGGGCGGATCCGTGAAGGAGAGCGAGTCGGGAAATCGTTTTGTCGAAGTTCTGGACTCCCAGCAGGCTAAGGGACGCGAGGCAAAGAAAACTCAGGGTCAGAGAGACATGGACGAACTGAGAAAATACACCGCCCGCGCCGCGGATAAATACCGGCTGGACGAAGAGCTGATCCGGGCCGTTATCCAGGTGGAGTCGGGCTGGAAAAGCGACGCCGTTTCCATCAAGGGAGCCCAGGGGTTGATGCAGCTCATGCCCCGTACGGCGTCTATGCTGGGAGTGGAGGATTCTTTCGATCCCGAACAAAATATCGAGGGCGGGGTAAAATACCTCTCCGATTTGACCGATAAATATGAAGGCGACATTGAAAAAGCTCTGGCGGCCTACAATGCCGGTCCGACCAGGGTGGATTCAGGCGGGAAACTGAGCGCGGAAACTGAGCGATATGTTAAAAACGTGATGGCGTTATACCATCGTTACCGGGAGGAAGACTGA
- the fliI gene encoding flagellar protein export ATPase FliI, with the protein MNEVNLFTILESDLEQTRLVRINGRIVQVVGLVAESQGPDVCVGDLCKICFRDGSHGLDAEVVGFRENRVLLMPLGNLREVGPGCDVISMDRPLGVSVGDALLGRVLNGLGEPIDDAGPLVATNFYPLYANPPHPLRRQMVDKPLSVGVKVIDGLLTLGKGQRIGIFAGSGVGKSTLLGMMARYTTADVNVISLVGERGREVREFIQRDLGEEGLKRSVIIVATSDQPPLIRLKAAQTATAVAEFFRDEGKDVLLMMDSVTRVARAQREIGLAIGEPPATRGYTPSVFEMLPRLLERAGAGERGSITGIYTVLVEGDDMNEPVADTVRGVLDGHIVLSRKIASRNFYPSVSVLESVSRVMPVIVSPAHRDAAGRVRSLLATYAEAEDLINIGAYKTGANSQVDWALKHLESVRRFLSQKVEESSSFEETTRQIIALAPEES; encoded by the coding sequence ATGAATGAAGTGAATCTTTTTACAATTTTGGAGTCAGATTTGGAGCAAACCCGGCTCGTGAGGATCAACGGTCGCATCGTGCAGGTCGTTGGGCTTGTGGCGGAGTCTCAGGGGCCGGATGTCTGTGTGGGTGATTTATGCAAAATCTGTTTCCGGGACGGCTCTCACGGGTTGGATGCGGAGGTCGTGGGGTTTCGGGAAAATCGCGTGCTTTTGATGCCCCTGGGGAACCTGCGAGAGGTCGGCCCGGGATGTGATGTCATTTCCATGGATCGCCCTCTGGGGGTATCCGTGGGAGATGCGTTGTTGGGCCGGGTTCTGAATGGTCTTGGAGAGCCCATCGACGATGCCGGACCTCTTGTTGCCACGAATTTTTATCCTCTCTATGCGAACCCGCCTCACCCTCTGAGACGACAGATGGTGGACAAGCCTCTGTCGGTGGGAGTGAAGGTCATCGACGGGCTTCTGACTTTGGGAAAAGGCCAGCGTATCGGTATCTTCGCCGGATCGGGAGTGGGGAAGAGCACCCTGTTGGGGATGATGGCCCGTTATACCACCGCCGACGTCAACGTCATCTCTCTGGTGGGGGAGCGAGGGCGGGAAGTGCGGGAGTTCATCCAGCGGGATTTGGGCGAGGAAGGGCTCAAACGCTCCGTAATCATCGTGGCCACCTCGGATCAGCCGCCCCTGATTCGTCTGAAAGCGGCTCAGACCGCCACGGCTGTCGCCGAATTTTTCCGGGACGAGGGGAAGGACGTCCTTCTCATGATGGACTCCGTGACCCGCGTGGCCCGGGCCCAGCGTGAAATCGGGCTTGCCATCGGAGAACCTCCGGCCACTCGAGGCTACACGCCGTCGGTTTTCGAGATGCTGCCCCGTCTGCTGGAGCGGGCCGGAGCGGGGGAGCGTGGGAGCATTACGGGCATTTACACCGTGCTGGTGGAGGGCGATGACATGAACGAACCCGTGGCGGACACGGTGCGGGGTGTCCTGGACGGGCACATCGTTCTGTCCCGAAAAATCGCCTCTCGCAATTTTTATCCCTCCGTCAGCGTGCTGGAAAGCGTCAGCCGCGTCATGCCGGTGATTGTTTCCCCGGCCCACCGCGACGCCGCGGGACGGGTGCGAAGTCTTTTGGCCACCTACGCCGAGGCTGAAGACCTCATCAACATCGGAGCATATAAAACGGGAGCCAATTCTCAGGTGGACTGGGCTTTGAAACACCTGGAATCGGTTCGCCGGTTTTTGAGTCAAAAAGTGGAAGAATCCTCTTCGTTTGAGGAAACCACGCGGCAAATCATCGCTCTGGCCCCGGAAGAATCGTAA
- a CDS encoding flagellar FlbD family protein, translating to MIELHRLNGELFLLNSDMIETVEVTPDTVVRLINGHRYVVRESFDDIRNDMIDFRKKAGYTCIPSGMPLESDGPQQR from the coding sequence ATGATCGAACTCCATCGTTTGAACGGAGAGCTTTTTCTCCTGAATTCTGATATGATTGAGACTGTGGAGGTGACGCCGGATACGGTAGTGCGCCTCATCAATGGCCATCGTTACGTTGTCAGGGAAAGTTTCGACGATATTCGGAATGACATGATCGATTTTCGTAAAAAAGCCGGTTATACCTGTATTCCTTCGGGTATGCCGCTGGAGTCGGACGGTCCGCAGCAACGTTAG
- a CDS encoding flagellar hook-length control protein FliK yields MQDIMSLPVPIQSVQSAQNSSSGSKSADRGSEDFEAGLFASFLSSSSQALEKSESEGTSDASLNLTLAALQGETRTERSATLPLILTGDGPSLSNSILDLFASVKEDMEAQGVDMTNLAGEVKEWLGEDFSDLDADRLAAALSRLRDRYLTSVRSDGPNHLNVDVAVGDDLTLALDAALSGVDDDGAKDDDKSGEKEASDASLASARLLASLSNFANLSGVTTDSPADKAEQGKGAEGLGGVLTPRVYSYLKSGARALSEETGNKNLNPEKEGASTEAGPTEKENALPVAAPNEAAGGNTGEGTENPEKDSSRSRSEVARSSSKDGDKAVAQSGQTDETLGKTSSAERRTSSFDEFFSAVVTRGEQSGSSGEVLDLSRGASLSRNETLREGLDNVVRFVRTNGTQKASLIVDPPALGRISVELTSGATGLDASIKVSSEQIRQLVQDQIVQLRMSLEQQGVQVAHFSVDVQQDSEHQRQSGQQQSRNARRVPGENPDVEEETVFRVDLNQGLLYWVA; encoded by the coding sequence ATGCAGGATATAATGTCTCTTCCCGTGCCGATACAGAGCGTACAGAGCGCGCAAAACAGTTCCTCCGGTTCGAAGTCGGCGGACAGAGGGTCGGAAGATTTCGAAGCGGGGCTTTTTGCGTCGTTTCTGTCAAGCAGTTCTCAGGCCCTGGAGAAATCCGAATCCGAAGGGACTTCCGACGCATCCCTGAATCTGACTCTGGCGGCCCTCCAGGGGGAAACGCGAACGGAACGGTCGGCGACTTTACCGCTGATCCTCACCGGTGATGGCCCGTCCCTTTCGAACTCGATTCTGGATTTGTTCGCCTCGGTGAAGGAGGACATGGAAGCCCAGGGCGTCGACATGACGAACCTTGCGGGAGAGGTGAAGGAGTGGCTTGGAGAGGATTTTTCGGACTTGGACGCGGACCGGCTGGCCGCCGCGCTGTCCCGGCTGCGTGATCGGTATTTGACCTCCGTGCGAAGCGACGGCCCCAATCACCTCAATGTGGACGTTGCGGTGGGAGATGACCTGACGCTGGCCCTGGATGCGGCCCTCAGCGGAGTGGATGACGACGGAGCGAAGGACGACGACAAATCCGGAGAAAAAGAGGCCTCCGATGCCTCTCTGGCCTCCGCCCGGCTTCTGGCCTCTCTGTCGAATTTTGCGAATCTCTCCGGGGTGACGACGGACAGCCCCGCGGACAAAGCGGAGCAGGGAAAGGGCGCGGAGGGCCTGGGAGGCGTTCTGACGCCCAGAGTGTACTCTTATCTTAAATCCGGCGCCCGCGCTCTTTCAGAGGAAACGGGAAATAAAAATTTGAATCCGGAAAAGGAAGGCGCTTCCACGGAAGCCGGCCCGACGGAAAAAGAGAACGCCCTTCCGGTTGCCGCGCCGAATGAAGCCGCCGGCGGCAACACCGGAGAGGGGACTGAAAATCCTGAAAAGGATTCGTCCCGGAGTCGGTCGGAGGTTGCTCGAAGTTCATCGAAGGACGGGGACAAGGCTGTCGCTCAATCGGGACAAACGGACGAAACCTTGGGGAAAACGTCTTCCGCCGAGCGCAGAACGAGCAGTTTCGACGAGTTTTTCAGCGCGGTCGTGACGCGCGGGGAGCAGTCCGGTTCTTCCGGGGAGGTTCTGGACCTTTCCAGGGGAGCCTCTCTGTCGAGAAACGAAACTCTTCGTGAAGGATTGGACAACGTTGTGCGCTTCGTTCGCACCAACGGCACTCAAAAAGCCTCGCTGATCGTGGACCCACCTGCGCTGGGGCGCATCAGTGTGGAGCTGACCAGCGGTGCCACGGGGTTGGATGCTTCCATTAAAGTGAGCAGCGAACAGATCCGACAACTGGTACAGGATCAGATTGTACAGCTTCGCATGTCTCTGGAGCAGCAGGGGGTCCAGGTGGCCCATTTTTCAGTGGATGTTCAGCAGGACAGCGAGCATCAGCGACAGTCCGGGCAGCAGCAGAGCCGGAACGCGCGGAGAGTTCCGGGGGAAAACCCGGATGTGGAAGAAGAAACAGTTTTCAGGGTGGATCTGAATCAGGGGCTGCTGTACTGGGTGGCCTGA
- a CDS encoding flagellar FliJ family protein: MQQRIQKFSRMLKLRENDRRTEQTILASERREEEEALQRLDLLGQEKNQAMASFSGNKDKIFSRSEIWFQRQAIEVLEKHIGEGKENLRDIQHRITLTEERLVERHRDVRMMEGYVDRLKENLRQTEITTEQIELDDIAVMRYTRPGVQKSGSAVLLRHEKEIRKEETRKEENR; the protein is encoded by the coding sequence ATGCAGCAGCGTATTCAAAAGTTCAGCCGAATGCTGAAACTTCGGGAGAACGACCGCAGAACGGAACAGACAATCCTGGCCTCCGAGCGCAGGGAAGAGGAAGAAGCCCTTCAGCGTCTCGACCTGCTGGGGCAGGAAAAAAATCAGGCTATGGCGTCCTTCAGCGGCAACAAAGACAAAATTTTTTCCCGAAGTGAAATCTGGTTTCAGAGGCAGGCCATCGAGGTTCTGGAAAAACATATCGGCGAGGGGAAGGAAAACCTTCGCGACATACAGCACAGAATAACCCTCACGGAGGAGCGTCTGGTGGAGCGTCACCGGGACGTTCGCATGATGGAGGGTTACGTGGACCGCCTGAAGGAAAATCTGCGTCAGACGGAAATCACCACGGAGCAGATCGAACTGGACGACATCGCCGTGATGCGATACACCAGACCCGGGGTTCAAAAATCCGGAAGCGCGGTCCTCCTCCGTCATGAAAAAGAAATCCGGAAAGAAGAAACGCGAAAGGAAGAGAACAGATGA